The segment GCTGtaatctctgctgctgctcactgcagGAATTTCAGATTGGTGTCATTTCACTGAGACAGTCACTGGGCAAATTAGTAGAGAGGCTTTAATGAGAGCAGGCGGGTAACTGGTCTGCCATGAAAACAAGGTTCATATGTGTTCTATAAAAGCTTTATCCTGATTGTTGTTGTCCATCATTTTGCTGATTTATCACATATTTGATTGAGAATATTTTTAATGCCACTACAAGGGAGCATCATTTTTAAAGGCTGCAATTATCAATACGTCTACAAGAACGACAGGTCAGATGACTACATGCAATGTAAAAGACGCCGCTCGAGTCATCTGACGCTGCACTTCCCCTCAGGTCGGACAAGCCTCTTTTAGCTCATCGTTGTGGTTTTACAGCCCATAAATCTTCTGCTGTGATTCATCAATCTCATTGAGTGTATGGGAGTGTACAAACACCAAACAACAGAGAGTCGGCAGCTGCTGTAGCTTGAGAACAGTCCTTAGTGGCTAAAGAGCATGTATACTTCACAGTAGCTGTTAAAAACCAATACTGGGCTCAGCTGTTGCCTCATCAGGGACATGAGTCCAAATATATGTTAGAAATACTCAATGATGTTGCGTCGCTCCATTAACTTAATGTGTAAAAAAGGAAACGtttacaagtcacattcacttTCTATGGCCATATGTAAAAATGTAAGACTATGAACCACACTCAAATAAATGTTGTGAAGTAAACAGTGCAATATAAggtgttaaagtgtaaagtcacacagagaaaaattaGCATTCATTTGTAGTTCCGATTCTGCCCAGCTTAGTCCACTGCTcaaaaaaacccaccaacaccAACTAGCACCTGGTGAttgtctgcagtgggaatggaACTGCATTCTCTCCAGGGTCAAATGACTCTACAGTAGACAGAGTTCTTTTTTATCAGCTTCAACTCCGATCGGCAGagatggaaacatgaacacactgaTTTGGCAGGACAGCTAGGTGAGAGAGGGCCTCAGTTGTCAGTGCGCTTGTGATGTCAAAAATGAcccacagagggaaaaaaacacatagtAGCACTCTCCTCTACTGACAATGGGAAAGGAGACAATGACCTGTTTtagtgtgtttacctgtgtttaaagAGCCTGTGAATATCCACTACTTTTGTGTAAAACCGCTAAAACAttctttacattacattacattacattttatccaaagcaacttacaataagtgcattcaacaatGAGGGTACCAACCCAGAACTACAAtaatcaagtaagtacaatttgcttcaagaaagccaaactacaaattGCTAACATGTAGCACATATAAGTGccactaaatatatatacagtatttttaaaaaatgatttattcaaggtatagtcagaagagatgtTTCTTTAGTCTGCTGCGGAAGATGTGGAGATTCTGCTGTCCAGCATTAACTTCATTACAAATGCTAATATTGCTGTCTTTGAATAACATATTTCGAATTGGCACCATTCAAATAAGCAACAATTTTATTAACAAAAGATACagcattttatttcttgttatttatttctgcaaatAGGAAAATAGCATTTCTGGTAttcaaaaaaaaacaacaacaacaaatacacaggCAGGACTGAGACAGGAACAGAGAGAATTGCATGTTGAGCGAATACAGGTCTGGATGTAGGTCAGTAGATGCAGCCTGGGGAGGCTCAGACACAAAGAGCACCCTGGTTCAGACAGATAAACATGTCTGACCGTCTGTCCACTCTGAACAGGTTTCTACATTACTAAGCATTGTTGTTTGAAAAGAATGAAACCTAGTTTGTCCATAatcaaaagagacaaagacatgaGGATGGGTGCCATGTAAAAGACTGTGCACTGCTACATGCAAAAGTGCTCTATTTTGTTAAGTTCATCCAAAAGCACATATGTTGTTCGAGCTAAGGTAAGATAGCCATTAGCCTGCAGTTTGTAGTCGTAAGTTGCAGTCACAGAAAGGTTATGTGAAGCCTTCGGTtatactgtctgtgtgtgaagcacTGGTGGGTTAACAAGCACCAAAGTGATGAGTTCAAAGAACACATGATAATTGCGTCTGCCCAACACAGTGGAGTTTACCCTTCCAGAGGAAATACGCTTTCCTGTTTTTTGGCATTTTAAGGGttctgatacatttttaatggaaCGTCCATTATAGCACAACGACCATTTCTCTATTTCCGCGAACACAAGTGCACTTGAAACCAGCAGATTCGGCTTAATGGTTAGAGAATTGAGAAGAGTGGGACTCCAGATCCCACACCATAATCAGTCCGACAAGTCGTTGGATCAGACTGATCACAGATTGATCACGCTACAATCAAACTCAGAGAACAGACCAGACACCTCTCCAGAAACACCACTGAGTAGCTTAATGCACTGATTGAAAATcatctttgataaaaaaaaacatctatataATATAAAGGCTACAAGCTGTACACGTTGTCCTTAATGTTCAGTACACATTATATTGAGTATATGCTAATACACATGATTGGATAGATGTTAGCAACCTTTTCCAGCTGTTAAAAACTATTAGTTTTTCCTTGTTGCTataatcaacaaaaaaaagtgtttacagTAACTGCTACTGTAAGTAAGAAAGAGCAGCACTTTTTGAACCATCGAGCACTTTTGAAACATGGAGCCAAAGTACAACATACAGGCCGAGTAGCTCATAGGCCACATAAGTCGGCTGCACAATGATTTCCAAGAGATTTTCTTAGAACAAACAGCTTATAAACTGTCACACACTGAGGGTGTCATTATTCATGCTCTCACAGGGCCCCAACTGGAATTTCTGGTTTGGCAACCCTCAGCACGGAATCACAGTTCAATAGGAGCAGTCATATGGTAACTTTATCTTTAACAGTAGGATCAAGTGAGGTTTTGCCATATGGACAAAGGCATTGATAGAAAGTAGGGCAGACTGGGACTGAGCAAAGGCATACAAAGGGTCAAAACAGGAAGCATTGTGGTTGGACGAGTAAAGGCCAGGTTCggatttttcaaaaacaaaaacagtttagGGAGAATTATTCTGTGAGCATAGCCACAAGTTTAGTATGACTGAATCAATGTCTCAGCTTTTACTCTTAATATCAAGAGTCACACTGTTCATTCAGAGTGAACTGTAACTCTGAAAATCTAATACTTAGAAGAGTCTTCTACGGCTTTAGTCACAATTTCACCCCACAGGGATGAATGTCACGCTCTGACACATTAATAGCGTCTATCGCAGGCCTTATGATTAAAACACAAGGCAAGATTGTGATGCTAAAGACAATGTTTCACTTTAACAATACACAACAATATTGGGAAGTTTCATCCGTGTGGACCCTGAAGTTTGGCTTCAAGACAGACGGGCAAATGCAAAAGTAGGAAGGAGATAATATAATTACAGGCGCTCCCATTACTGTTACAACACCACCCTACCCTCAACAGCACCTGGTGGTTTGGAAGCAGGAACAGTAGTGCAAGCAGAGGTTGAAAAAGGGGGCCTCTCTGTCTCCCGCTAtatatgttttgttgtgtgtgtgtgtgtgtgtgtgtgtgtgtgtgtgtgtgtgtgtgtgtgtgtgtgtgtgtgtgtgtgtgtgtgtgtgtgtgtgtgtgtgtgtgtgtgtgtgtgttggaaggCCAGGAAATCCACTTTTCCTGAGGTGGCTGTCAGCTCTGTATAAGACAAGCTGCTCAGACCAAACAAGTGAAAAGTAAACAGCAGGGAGCAGAGGAAAACGCAGAAACAATGAGTGCGAAAACAGCAGTCAGCGCTCAAGATTTTTCTGAAAAGTTCTGCTCGTGAAGCACCAAAAGTCCTGAGGGAGACCCTGACCCCACCCTGGTCATAGGCCAGCCTGGGCAGACAGGGTGGGAGGGTGCAGGGCAGGGTTTCGGCCAGTTGAAGGTATCACACGGTGGCTCTGATAATCCTGCTGGGCCTGGAGCCACGGTGGACCTTCGTGTGTTTGGATAAGTGGTCACTGCGGGCGAATTTTTTTTCACACAGCGAGCACTCGTACGGCTTGATGCCGGAGTGAGAGCGACGGTGACGGGAGAGTTCGTCAGACCGGGAGAACCTGTCGACACAAGAGCAGAGGGGTGGTGTAAGGTGAACAGTctcaaaagagaaataaaaggctGAGAGGTTAATAACAACATTTATACAATGGACAAAAAATCTGTCATTAAGGTTATAGACGGAAGTGTTTATAGACAGGTGGACATTACTAATGGAAGCAATAGGGGAACAATGGGATTGATAACTGAAACTAACAAGGAACTGTACTGCAGGTGATAGCATGAGGTCATCTAATAAGACTATATAAGGAATATGGACACTCTTTATGTATATTGGACTGGATAATCATGTCTTTTGGAAACTGATATATATCTTgcgtttattttaattttaatatgtTAGTGTTATGCTGTTTATATTCAGGGTTGTTATCATTTCAATTAGTTTGGATTTACTTTTATACAGATATGTCAGATTGTTTGGATAAATATGGTCATATAAATGTTGTAACCCCTTGTAAAGGAAACCTAAGCTGCAAAACATTTGATGCGGATGGGGATACgaaaaaagaatcaaataaagattaaatttcAATAGGACGTCCACCTTTTTTTGAAAACCCCTTGAATGACCATGTTGTGACccatttctatatatatttactttcatCTGTTTAATTTTTCATGCACTAAACGGGGATGACAAATGCCCCACAATAcaaaacagaatgaaaatggTAGCATTCACAGCATGTATACGTTTTGCCAAGAGTCTCACGGTGCAATGATGGATAAGTAAGCTACAGCTGACAGCAAATCCATGATGATGGTTTGAAATCTCCATTCACCACTCATCACATTGTAAACGACTTAATGCAACTGAACGCTGCAGAGATTTTAATCAGAGCTTATGTTGAGTGATCGTTGGCTAAACTGAACTGAGTCTATATTAATCCCAGGTGAGTGCAACACATCAGTTTATCCATGGTTTACATTTACGACTATTCTGTCATGCAGTCATTTTCTTTGTAGTAAGTTGTGTAAAGCcgttttagacatgaactccggaggatgtccaaagaattgggtccggactttctccagagtttgcctttcacacacgcacaacacagcaggatattctccactcagacatgttcacaacaacacagaaatctctggaggacgactgctctacccctcagccacagccggcTAAAAGCTTTCTTAACATCTTTGTAAGTGTCTTCTATGTGCGTGAACTGCTTATTTATCCgagatatttattttgttttttttgttttctgtctgtcatgGCAGGATCTCCTGCTTTGTTCTTACATTGGTtcattcagacattctccagGGTATTTACTCAGGGGGTGGCAGGAGGAACTCCAGAGAAGGTCCAGAGCCATTCTCCCATGCAGCCTCTCCGGGATctggagattctctggagttcagtgcatgtctgaaagcagcaccAATGCATGGGCTAGCTAAGACATGGGAATAATATATGTCCCCCCTTAAACTAACCTTTAACTGTTTTTTCGCTGAATGATTAATTACATGTTTACAATCGGGCAAACTTGTTAAAATATGCAGTACTTCATGATGGAAAGTGGCATTAGAATGTGCCTGAGGTCACCCCCCCTTTGACTGGCTACTTTTCCCCTCTAGCTGTGTTCTTCTTATCCTTGTGGAAATCCTTGTCTGTTTTTCTTGGTAACATTTTTCTTGGTAACATCATTTCACTGGTGCCTGAAACAACACGACTCAGAAATGCAGGCCCTTCCATCAACCAGTTGGAATAGCTCCCTATAACTCATTGTATTCCTTAAAAGTTCCAGTGTATATACTTAAGGgggatttattggcagaaatgaaaatatgataATCATAATTATGACTTCAATAGCGTAAAATCAACTGAAACAATTGTCAAGTTTTAGTTTTCTTAGAATGAAACCTTTATGTCTACAtccaccatgtttctacagtagctcagaatggacaaaccatACACTAGCTCTGGAGGAcctttcttgtttttatgttacCTGAAGGCCATCATACATTCTCCTGGATGCTCCTAGATGCAAATAAATCCTTAAAACTGAAACTTTAATCTTAACCTTGAACTTAGTATTAACTGTTAAACAGTACAGATCACATTATGTCACATACCTCCAGCCACACTCAGGCCAGCTACACGTGTAGggcttctctcctgtgtgcCGGCGGAAATGAGCCTTCAGATGGCTGCTCTTCGTGTACATCTTCCCACAGCCTGGGTGGGCGCACTTATGGACCCTCTCTGTAGGAGACACTCTGCTCACCCGAGGGGCCATGGCCTTCAACAGGCCACTGGCCTGGACCCCAACCCCAGTCAGACCCATAATCTCTACAGTCCTCATTGTGATGGGCAGAGGGGCGATCTTCACATACTTCTGGTCAGCTGACTTGATATCTCCACTGTTTAGTGATAAAATAGTGGTGGGGTTGGAGGGCACCTGGGGGGCCAGCAGGGTGACATTTTGTCCTGTGGCGCCCTGGAGCCCCATGATGAGATGAGTGAGCCAAATGCTGTTTTGGGCCGCGGGGGGAGAGGCTGCTGGGGTCTGAGGCTGGGCCAGAGGTAggggctggagctggagaaccAGCGGAGCACCCATGAGCATGGAGGGGGTTAAGCTGGATGGTGAGGGGGTTACTTGGGCAGAAGGGGAAGGGTCAGCTGGGCTGGGGCTGTTTTGTTCATTGTGAGGTATGTTTGGGCTTGAAGTGCAATGGGAGGCACCCATCCCTTCGTCACTGCAAGTGTCTGAAGAGGAGGCCGGGGGCGTAGTGGAAGATGGAGAGTCACTGGAGCTGCATGGGAGAGGGCAGGCCTCCTCTTTTGGGACCATTAACCCCTCTTTGACCAGCTCCATCTTTTCCCTCAAGAACTCTTCTATGTCCTCCAGGGTCGGGGAGAATGGGGAAGAGGGGTGGAAAGGAAATTCTGGAAAATTAGgatcctcttcttctgctggCTCTAGAAAAATATGCAGGCGAGCGCCATCAtcgtcatcttcctcctcctcctcatcttcgaCCCACAAGTCCCCTGGGCTGTCGCAAGAAGCCAAGCTGGCTCCCTCGCTGCAGGCTCCGTCTCCCAGGCCGAGGGAGCacatgctgctgttgctgctgtccCTGAACAGGTCATTCTCCAGAATCAGCGTTCTGCTGCTGAGAGACACCATTGATGCAggccaaacacagaggagaggatgttGAGGAAACTTGACCCAGAAGCGGAAGCACAAAAACCTGCACAGGCAACATCAAGAAAGGATGTTATTAACCAGCCGAAAGTATGAGTAGAAATTGACCCTAATACATTTAACCCTCTGCTGTAAGTTAATTAACaataaattatttctttaaaatcaataaaaaaaaacatatcacaTGATGGTGAATATCTCAGATGAGAGGGACATATCATCAGTTGTGTCCTTCGGGTGTTTCGACCTTCTAATCACTGAATTAATGCTCAGTCCTATATGTGATCTTTTACTTACACTCATTCCCCTGTGTGAACTCATCAGGAGAacttttttaaaagtgtgtgtcttGCTCAGAGCATATACAGAAATGATGGGACAGGAGATCAAACTAGACCAGAGAATAATGACCAACCAGCCACTGACATATTAACCTGTGGACCCCTTCAGAGCCACGCTGCCACTTCCAGGTCGTATATGATCAGAAATTATTTACAAAAGTCTGTGGTGATTTGATCAAACCCAGCTTATTATGGAATTATGCACCATTttgcacaaaacaaactattatGATTCATAAGTCTTAAATTAGATATTGATATGGGCCACTTGTACTAAGGTCATTTTAATCTCAGGGCCCCAATTATTAAGACTTGTCTGTTACTACCATGTGAAAAGTTCAGCATAAAATAGCGGATCTTAAATTAAGATATTGATATCTTTTTAATCTTATCACGTTTGGTAcaatagacagatagatagacagatatatATTTCACAATACAAATTACTAGAATAAAGTTAAACTTGAAATAGCTGGCGGACCCCTGggagtgtctctgtgtcctctaCCAGGTCCCCGGACCCCGAATAACACAGCAGAGTCCCCACACAGTCCAAACAGAGTCCTCTCCCCCTGGTAAGATCATCTCCATGGGCTTATGTAAAGGctgtttgttgctgctgtcagaCCGCCAGGCACATGTTGCAGCAGGGCCTCGCACTCCAAAGTGCGTGGACAGGGCGCTGCACAAACACGGCCCCGCACTGACGCACCCATAAACATGTGGGGAGGGAAAAGTCCCCGTGAGGAACGCATCGGCCCCTGGAAACGCACAAAACGGTGTTTGCGAAGGAGGCGCGGTCGAAAACGAGGCGATGCGCCTGAACGCAACTGCGCCTGCACAGGAATCCACGAGCCTCAAGTTCGCCTAGGTCATAAAACATGATCTATTTAtactcctcctccgtctctacGGACGATCCGAGCAGGAGGATCCCGGACATTTGGCTCAACCTACCTTGCGCGGCTCGGCGGAGGAACGCAGCGCCGTCGATCACTCGCTGTATGTCGGCCTTTCCTTTCTCCTCCGTCGTGTTATTGTCGTGGCACGCTCACACATCCCGTCCTTGCCACGGGTCCATGTTGGCATTCCTTCTCCCAGCGTCACGTGACCGCATCGCTGCACAACTCGGAGGCACGGGTCCTGTTCCGCGCATCTGATTGGCCGTGCGCGACGGAGGCTCGCCCTAATAGGCGCGCCCCGATTGGCTGCCGCTCGATAAATTCTGACTGCCATGTGTTTATGGTGGATCACAGTGTGCAGGATACAATGTGTCCTATTGATGGCGTACACACGGGGGGGTGGACAAAATAATGGAGGCACCTATTAATGTAACAAGTAAGTGATTCGAAGCAGCACCCAGCCTCTCCATCAGAACAGCTTCAAAGATCTGAAAGCCTGGGGAGGAAGTGcactcctctgctgcttgtgtTGATGTTTGCTGCTGAGCTCACATGCAGAGAACCACTCACAGCATTGATTCCCATGAAggcttcctccttcctccaaaTGTAAAATCTACATAATAATTCCACAAATGCCAAAACTTCAAAGATGACTCATCAGACCTGTTTTGTTCAGCTCACATCATGGGATCTCTCTTGAGGCAGCAGCTCAAGTTGACCCAGTCAGTGTCCCATGATGTGGTGAATGACGCACAACTGCaacaagtgaatgtttttaacatatgaaaatggaaaacaacacaacacacagagtctctagtgtgtttttatgttcatCAAGTAAATCAGTCAccacaaaacttgttttttccaGAGTGTC is part of the Hippoglossus hippoglossus isolate fHipHip1 chromosome 5, fHipHip1.pri, whole genome shotgun sequence genome and harbors:
- the si:ch211-117k10.3 gene encoding Krueppel-like factor 15, whose product is MVSLSSRTLILENDLFRDSSNSSMCSLGLGDGACSEGASLASCDSPGDLWVEDEEEEEDDDDGARLHIFLEPAEEEDPNFPEFPFHPSSPFSPTLEDIEEFLREKMELVKEGLMVPKEEACPLPCSSSDSPSSTTPPASSSDTCSDEGMGASHCTSSPNIPHNEQNSPSPADPSPSAQVTPSPSSLTPSMLMGAPLVLQLQPLPLAQPQTPAASPPAAQNSIWLTHLIMGLQGATGQNVTLLAPQVPSNPTTILSLNSGDIKSADQKYVKIAPLPITMRTVEIMGLTGVGVQASGLLKAMAPRVSRVSPTERVHKCAHPGCGKMYTKSSHLKAHFRRHTGEKPYTCSWPECGWRFSRSDELSRHRRSHSGIKPYECSLCEKKFARSDHLSKHTKVHRGSRPSRIIRATV